One Dermacentor albipictus isolate Rhodes 1998 colony chromosome 10, USDA_Dalb.pri_finalv2, whole genome shotgun sequence genomic window, CAGACGCGTGAGCTGTGCAAACTTGGGGATCCGGGAAATGACCCCGGGTTTCACGGCAGCCACCTGTGCGACGTAAATCAAAAGTAAGCGGTTTGACCGTGGAATGTGAAGCATCTGTAGTACAGGCTCAGCCTTGACAACACGGTGGAAATATGCTCGCTTTCTTTTTGCCAGTGCCACGATAATCGAAAGCGGATGTGCACTGAAAGCATGACAGCTGAAATATCTTTCAGAGCAAGGAGAACGAAACAGTTTTTTACGGTCACTGCGCTGTACATTATGTATAATGCGCATGAAACCACCTTGATTAGTACACTTGTGCCTCTCTCAGGAATTTAAGCTAAGCGACGTTAACTTTGTGCGCGCGCATTTGGATTTGCGAGCACGCATTTTTACCAAACGTGAGGCTTGGTGGCTTACTGGCTTTGGCATTACACGcagctaagcacaaggtcgcgggatcaaaccccggccgcggcggtcgcattttgacAGGGGCAAAATGTAAACACGTCGGTGTAGCGTGCGTTGGGCGTGTTAAAGAACTCTAGGTGGTTAAAACTAATTCGTAGTCCCCTGTACGACGtgtttcataatcagatcgtcactttggcgcgtaaaactctaGAAATTATTAGTACGAAATAGAATCATGCTTTTCTGCTAATATCTTACCACCTTCACTATGATCATCTGCATGAATCTCCCGTCATTTTAACATGGTTGACTATAAACCGTTCATTTAATCTTTTCCATGCCTGTACCGCTGTCCGACCTGTCCAGTCATCTGAACGGGGACGTCTCGAGCGGGCATCCACGAAAGTTTATGCGCGTCAATGCTTTAAGAAAGGCTCCTCACTGCTAATGGCAAATTAACCTAGGTTCACTTGCAAACATCAAGCATGCTTGGTTTACTGACTAGACCTCGATCCTTATAAAGTGGCTGGTAAGCTCATAACCAAGAAACATGCAATAAATTCAATAGAATTCAGGCGAGCGGCAAGCTAATGGTGGTTCCTGAAGATTACTGAGCCTAATTTAGGTTTACCCACTAGCAGCCGATATGCTGTTTTCATGCATGCAGACACTGTGCTCGTGGGGATTAGCGACAGAGTGAGTTAACGATCGGTCGACCTTCCTGCGCAAGAAAAGCCTCGATGCGTAACTGAGCATACAGTCATGGTACAGAACGTCACCTGGAGCTGCTCAATATCTGGATACTGCTTGAGAGCCATGTCCATGATATTCCCATCGGCTTTGCTCAGCATGGTGTATTTGCCACCAGCAAGTCGTGCGATGCCGCCGAGTCTCAGCTCCCGGCAGCTCTCGAGCAATGGCAGATTGTGCCACTCCTCCGATTGGACCTGGTCGGTCATCTTAACGATGTACTCCATGGGCGCCTGAACCTGGGAGAACTGCGAGAAAATGAGTTCGAAAACATTAAATCGCTGTCGCAACAGCACAAAAAAGTCACGGACACGAAAAGAAGACGATGAACACAAGCGTTGACTCGCAACTAAAGGTGCATTCTAGAATCAACAAGATGAAGTAACAAAGCTGGACAACTAAACCGAACAAGTCAAAGATGTTGTTAGCCATATAAAAACAAATACGCCATTACCAACCCTGCGGCTTTGCCAAGGTTGCTTTAGACGCATATATTTCTCATTTATCACAAGTTTAGCCAAAAAGTACAATtttattgcagttggcctttacgAGAAATGTTTCATCATGGTTCAGAATGACCTTAAGCAACCTACAGTTGGTGCCAAAGTTTTGCAGACCACGGGGTCTGAGTGAAAGCTGAGCATTTCCGCTGCCTGGCACGCAGCCTGCTTTAAGATTTCCATCTAGTACATCGTGGTGTACTTCACGGCTGCACTTATGAATTCATCAGAAGTGCAATATTTCCACTGACCATGGTGTTCGTCGCTGCTTACTATGTGTTACGCTATCACAGCAGAATCTGTGCGCTCTCTATTGGAGTCAGGCATGAACATGACGTAAtttcttgctcttctttttttcttctttcctcgtGCCGATATATCTTCGTTTTATTGCATGCGAGCCAAAACTTATCGTGCGCCATCACAAATCCACGCTCATTGCTAGCGCGCCTTATTTTGTGAACGGTTCGATGTGTTCATACTGCTCGTCTTTCGCATTCGCCGGTGCTGTTTGTAGGCTACGAAAAGCCAATTCGTACCCAGAAATGCCTGATGACGCGGCCGTAAACAAGTGAAGTAAAATGTTCTAATGGCGTTTACAGCGAAGAGGTGAGCCTATAGCTGGTCGAGTTTTGGGCAGGGTCGTCAGCCTCACGGAAAAGAAGATGCGTTCAGTGATTAAAGAAACACCTTCGGTGATTGAAGCCATAAATGTATACATTCTTTGGTATCACGTATACAACATGCAGCAcaacattcgtttcaataaaaaactagCACAAAAAAACATCTAAACCAGATCACCGGCAACAAGgcactcctgataacaatgcgaagcacgtagctcCTCCCGGATACGTtttccggtaaagattactgttgcgcatgcTACGTAACAAGCCTAGCAATTGATTTATTTGTTGTGGCAGCATTGCCATGCGTAGGCAACGCCTAGTTATGACtaccgaggagcagcgtgaatagcaggagcggcaaagggaaaagaaacgcCAATAGAACCAGCGTCGGCGTGCTGCCGCTGGTCGTATGACCGTGGAATTCCAGCTCAGGGGATGTCCGCAGGTCCACGTTCTCCTGTGGCTGAAAAATGCGCCGGAGGAGGAACTGCgcaataaagcattgcgtacCCATCACCCCTAAGCATTTGTAGTGgtagttttcaacagcttcgcttgGACATCCACTTTGGctgggccgggatggcgagtcagttTTTCTttaaacgaatgaatgaatgaatgaatgtttatttcatcttgagtacaatttcaagaaaggtgcaggcGCAAAAGGCGCACAGCGCCCAACAGGGGCCTCTGTACCCGCAAGACACTAATGTCCCACTAATGTTAAACACTTTTTGTCACACTAAGGTTTTCTTGCATTGGGGATCTTCATAGGGACCATCAAAACTTGTAAACACCTTCCACTTAAGACATTCAAGATGACCACTATACGGACCATTTTTCCCAAATAGGTGCacttcactttcatttttttttgctcttacAATGATCATGTAGTGACGTAATCTGTAATGACGGacggacacacagacagacaaatAGATAAACGGACGTACGGACATAGTGCATGTCTGTCTAGAGTGGACGTGGTGTTCTCACCTCGGGACAGCAGGCAAAGAGATTCGTGAGGGTGAACGGGCCGAGAAAGAGCTCATCGGTGCCTATGCCGGGCGTGTCGCCGCATAGTCTTCTGAGGCGCGAGATGGGCCTCTTGCCTTGCACGTGCGCCTTCTCTATGCGCTGGCAATTGAGGTTGTGAAAGAGGACGAGTGCATGGACATCTGGAAACCAGGCCGTCAGGTCCACCACGGCATCCCTGGGCGATTGGCAGATTGAGTATGCAGATTAGAACCAGTGCGAAGGAAGAAAGGTGGAGGGAGAAAAAACGAGTGCTTCGCCGCACTGTGCTTCTTTCCAAACGTGCATAGTGAATCCACACACTACTCTATACTTTACGTTTGCGTGATTTGATCATGCTAATGTGAAAAGAAAATACGTGTCGTTTTcttatgtgttttttttctgcatgtgaAGAAGACGTTAGCTTGTAAACGTTGCACTAGCTGCTTCTTCTCTGCTGATTAGGAAGCTTATATACTTATTCAATCAATATGCCGAATAATGCACTGACATCCACTGCCAATGAAGGTTTACTTCGGTCCCAGTGAATACTGCAGCATTCACAAGCCAATTCTGGCACTCTCGTCCCTTTTCCGCCCTGCGCTGCAGTCTCACAAGCCTGGGTACTGTCGCGGGGCTCCCCTACCCTCCCACAGCCTCTGATGACATCCCGGTCAAGGTATTCGCTGCGCTGCACTCGTCACCATAGATCGCCCAGACGGCTAGACGCCTAGGCTATCCTGATGAAAACTTCAACTGAATACAAAACTCACCGAGGTTGTCAGTAAAAAGAACATTCCACTGCCACGTCGGCTCTGCTGCGTAGCACTACAGGGGCTAATCTTGTACACATACAAGTGTACCAAGCGAGCAAACGGCAGGATAGCTACAGCGCGGCAGCATTCCATGGTGTAGAGCGCCGGCCGCGTAGCGCGGAagacgtgggttcgactccctcTTGCGGCAAGTTCTCCATTCATTTGCTTTCGTgttgctttttctcatttatgCATTTCATTAAACATAGCAATTGATTTCCCCGGTGTTATCAGTGGTTTCATCGTCGGCTACAACTACATGAAGAAAGCAGACAAACAGCCCAGCCTGTCGGGTCTCCTTATTCTACTCTCTCACGTTAACGAGAGCTTACTTCTACAGGGCATTGATTCCTCACATGACGCCGTTGTTCTGTTTAAAGAAAACGTCGTTTAGGGGATCCTCTGTGAAATCTTCGATTGAACTTTACTCTTCCGatgctagtttttttttatgaCTGATCATGGTTTGGACCACAGAAATATTCATGAAGCCATTTTCAATTTCCCGAGCAGGAGCAGAAAAATTCCAAGGCAAGCTTGTGCCTCTTTTTCAagtattttcttttactttgtttccttgtttgttgtttttttccgtCTGATCCACCCAGGCGGGGGCCGGTGGACAGAGTcctctggacagccttgagctaagcgatgagctctgtgcttctgagcgctgagtcCCAAGAGGTCTGGCCAGGAAAGTCCGCGCCCGCGTTggcagggcacagccagagcatgtgttcgatgTTGTTATATTCGCGGCCGCAGTGTGGGCATTCAGTAGAAAGGTCTCGGTTGATCCTGCATAGTGTCGTTGGTGTGACGTATGTTCTAGCCTGCAACTGTCTGCTAGTGTCTGTAAGTAAAAGCACAGACCAACCAGCCAAATTCACAATAGCGCTTACCGGTTGTGCACGATGACCAGTGTGTGCGTCTTGCACAGAACGTCCTGCGCAGCGGCGAGAAAGCCCTTCGCAGACTTGAAGCCGGGGCAGCCAGCAAACAGCACCCTGGGGTAACCCTGCTTGACCAAAAAGCTGCGGTTGCCGATGAAACCTCTGTAATCCACCGTGAGTATCGAACGGTCACCGTTCAGTGTGAACTGTTTCGGAAAGGTTCGGCCCGCCGGTAGAGGCTTCTCCAACTTCAGCATGACCAGGTCCTCGGCGTCGGCAAGTTCATCCGGGTCTCCGAACTCGCCGAGGTCATCGGCCATCGCCTCTGCGCAACTCATGGTTGGCGGGCTGGTTCCATGCGCGATCCTGCATGGTCGACAGAGCGTGAGCACCCCAATTAAGTATCGTCTTCACCCCGTTAAGACCCATTTAACGACAACACATTCATCGCACAGCGCCCGTTACACATGGTGTCCATGTAAAAGGctggcattttctttcttttttctctttttgacgTGAATGTTTCTTAAAATTGGTCAGAGAATGTCCTTTGTTGAAATCGCGTGTAACGAAAACATGCTTATACCTTCGCGACCGCACTGCCCACAGGCTTTACTTTGGTATCGTTCTGCAAAGATGCAAAGCTTCCGTTTACCTATGCATGCATTGCGTGCATAAATATTGCCATTGCCACATCGGGCGCATTTCGATGatggagaaatgcgaaaacacccgtgtacttagctgtAGGTTCACGTTGAAaacccccaggtggtccaaatttctaaAGTCCCCCACttcggtgtgtctcataatcagatcggggttatggcacgtaaaaccccatcatttaattttttaattaatccccataatttaatttaacagCCTACCCAATATTTTTTCCAATAAAATCCGatgacacctaagcacttatgagtcgTGAATGCGGAAGCATTTTGTCCAGTTGAACACCGCTGAACGGTCCTTCCAACAATTACGAACTCCTCACGGGCAATTGAGCGCGTTGATACGCATGGCAAAGCCTCCTAGGTAGCATGAGGCCGGTGCATTTCAATCCGTGACACCACGCTACCTAGCCTGACTGCCATAAAGTCTAATGGGCGCGCTCGTGAGTAAGCCTCGGTGATTTCAACGTCACCATTTTCGTCATGCTGGGCTTGGCAATGTAAATTCCGGTACAAGTAGCATGACATCATAAAACACAATGCACAGGCTTGCTATATAGGAGAGGTTGGTTTAGCCCCATGAGTGAGACattcggcttctgagcgtgggatCGTAGGCCCGAAACTCACTACCACCCGCGTTTTTCATTTTTAATTTATTCTGTATTCATAGGGTAGAGCTcttcggcgcccgttcctgcgccgaccgtcggcgtcggcgtaaccgagcgaacgaccactgcgaacgatgaaagagcgaacgtggagtcGGAGGTGAAAGACGAGAGCCCCGAACGGCGGAGAGAAATGAAAGCGGCCTTCTCAGCGACGTTTCCGTGGAAACCTGGTGTCGTGCGGACTCGCCCGACCGCTCGTTGCGAACCATCTTATCCTCGCATGAGCTCTAGATCGCGCTTGTTCGGTGTGGTGTCATCCGGGCATGTTTCGATTggcatggtttgcgattgttttgcaaTCTGATTGTATGGGAGTCATTAATTGTGTAGTACCTCCTGGAAGCCGCACGCCACCGGCGaatacactggaaccttcgacgagtcatgcacAAAAGCCGATGTGCTTGACCCGCACACCTGATTTTCGGCGACTGCCGATTCTGATGCACGTTTCTCTCAATTTCCTTGCCTcattatatcgcgaaatgaaaacacagtatggacctgcgctcaaattttgcattaagtAGTATCGTAATTGCCGTTGAATTTTTTTATATACAACAATTTCCTTATGCCGATTACCGAGGCGTAGTTAGAACGCAGGTGGgtgcttgcgtggacaaggaacgcgtaTATAACagacttccgagagcgagggcgacgtgacgtcacggcgatgccctctcccctcacgcaacacctggcatgTTCTCGCAAGCGTTTCTTGTTTTCGGCCGCTCTGCTCAGTCGAGGCTTagttcgtgacgtggcgtcgcgttCAATCGGCATTTCGTTGCCGTTTCGCTGCTGCCGATGATAGACGCCAGCTATTTCGCTGAGttggccatttgatgctttcgcatcacaATAGCTACGCCCTTGTATGCGGATGAAACTAAGTATGCTTCAAATCGGTTCTGCGGAGCCTCTCACTGAGAAGTGACGTGCTTAAAATGGAAAATTGTCAATTTTTAAGCTTTGCTTCTGTATGCTGTTAGCAGGCATTAGAAAAACATGCCGCTTGTCGTCACATTCATCATCGGCTCATGAATACAGTCATTAGCTATGTATTTTTGTATTGGTTATCTTCATAGTCGGTATGTCGTTACGATGTTTTAGAACACATTTGAAAACACGGGTTTGAGTTGCTTGTAGTGCACTATCTTTAGCTTAACTCGTTTTACGTTGATAAAAGGAAGCGCACAAAATTTCCAAGAAGAATCCATCCTTCTCCCGCGCGCCTTAAACTTGCGCGCCCCTTCGCTGCGGTTCTCAACCACCGACGTAcgctcttagacaaaggtacaccctttggggtgtatatctgccacacaacaataatcgctctgctttgcttgcgtttactttcttggaaacgccacgcccgctacattcctgtcgggaatgctatgtcgtgctcataacgcgcatgccgtccgTTTCGCGAAGGTACCGGACTCgccgcattaaagaaaggaaatgcggacaagacagatgactattattgttgtgtggcaaatttTGCTTAAAAGTGAGCGACGGCCGAAATTAACCGTCCACCAGGTGGAAACTTCCGAAAtatctccctcccccccccccccccccctgcactgAAGCACGGTCC contains:
- the LOC139050734 gene encoding uncharacterized protein, producing the protein MSCAEAMADDLGEFGDPDELADAEDLVMLKLEKPLPAGRTFPKQFTLNGDRSILTVDYRGFIGNRSFLVKQGYPRVLFAGCPGFKSAKGFLAAAQDVLCKTHTLVIVHNRDAVVDLTAWFPDVHALVLFHNLNCQRIEKAHVQGKRPISRLRRLCGDTPGIGTDELFLGPFTLTNLFACCPEFSQVQAPMEYIVKMTDQVQSEEWHNLPLLESCRELRLGGIARLAGGKYTMLSKADGNIMDMALKQYPDIEQLQVAAVKPGVISRIPKFAQLTRLCLMCSDDTQELCRFDRLTAVLEELSLTHLKLVCFTDVSLLTISETCEQLQSLSLSGSEVCDEDIPYDAFPKLRSLALAHGIAEKPFFGLLRAAPGLTDLRLENYWTVMMFVGGPMSAPRPRHEHLRRLTLGTDWPVTKLQVSIADLRDVMRSAPSLARLCTDSYDIRLFVGSYHPRVRLAWTTCTACTAEFPKMDSQQNDMWRNVFMRGLL